The nucleotide sequence ATCCCTTCTATCTGGTCCAAGAGAGTCACGGCCCTCTACGGCAAGGACAGCCCCGTAACGCTGTACCTCAATGATACAGAGGTTACCGCTTATGTGTCGGTGAGGATTTGTTATTATGTACTATGTATTACATAGAGCAGATCGGTGGAGGCTGGTGGAGGGAGGAATTGGCAGATGGGCTGCGTTCCATTTCTTCCATCCCAGGCATTACAACGAGCCTGTCCTCCGATGTATAGTGACACCAGCCACCACTGGTCTACAAACCATAATATTGTCTTGCTATAGGAGTTTTGGAGTTATGTTTCTACACTCTTGTTGAAATGGAGTAGAATAaccataactaaccctaaccctaactaaccctaatcctaacttACCCTAATTTACCCTAACCATAGCCCTAACTAACTCTAACCAACCCTAACCAATCATAacttactctaaccctaactaatcctaatttaccctaaccctaactaactttaaattaccctaactaaccctaactagcCCTAACCATAACTAGCcctaaccataactaaccctacCCCGAAACAGTTTTACAAGACATCTTATTACTTGACCAGGCAGCTGATATTTACAAAATGTTCTTGTACCCTAGAATGTTCTGAACTAGATGGACAAAAGCTTTACAAAACATTATGACACCCATAACAGATTGCTTTATCAATTATTAAACCAACACCCATCCGGGTGATTAATCATGTAAATGTTACGCAGAGAAACGAATGAAACGTCTCCGTTCTAATTTGACAGTAATGAATCTCTCCACCCCCCTAGGGATGATATGTTGATCAGCTACAGAGAATATATTCATCATCGTAACAGGAAGTAATGATGGTATGGCGTCCTACTGTGATGCTGCTGTTGGCAAACCTtgccctcctcctctgcctcgcTCCACTCAGCTCACTTCTGACAATGACGCATGTTGGGGTTATGTCCGTCCTCGTTTCGCCCGCTACACCCCCCCCCATGTCTCAGACTATATTAAATATTGAGACTGCTTGAAATGGGAAATTGGAAAATAACCTTTGTTTTGAAAGTGTGAAATATAGGCTTAAAGAGGGCTTTGGCTGTCACATAGAAGGCAGTAATAAAGTGAAGCTATGAAACGTTGACGCTCTGCTTAATGAAATAGTTGACAGTCTTTAATATAACCTGCAATCAACACAAGTCAAATTGAATCATTTGCATGTGTGTTCTCATCTTAATTATGATTCCTTTCTtggttccttccttccctcctcagACCTCTCCTGACCTCTTCTGTCCTAAGGATCGGGCCAAGGCCATAGATGTCATACAGCATGTGATGCAGGACGCCAAGTTGTTCATCTACATCTCTGTCACAGACTACCTTCCCCTACTCATCAGAAGGTCTGGAGGGTCTTTAGTTTCAAGGTGATGCTTCCCAATATCCGATAATGAGCCTATTCATCTATTCACAATGTGCTCATTATAGTCGGACCAATgacataatatatgtcataaaaGCTGTAGCTATACTTTCTGCATTCTGCAAACGGAGTGCAACCATAGTTTTCACCCGTGCTTTGATTTATGAATTTGAGAGCCCAAACCCTCAGCTTTTTAGCAAACCAAGTGGCAGGGGTGCCATTGGCTGAAACACAAATGAAGTATTGTGGCTGAAGGTGTTAGCTAAAAGTGTCCTTCTAAGACCCTGTGGTACTCTGCTGTGCATCTCATTTCCTGTCACTTTGTGACCCTTCCATCGACACAGATACTGGTCTCCTATCGATGAGATGATACGTGAGGCTGTGGTCCTGAGAGGGGTCAAAGTTCGTATGCTCATTAGTTTCTGGAAGCAGACCCACCCGCTCACCTTTAACTTCATTATGTCCCTCAAGTCACTGTGCATGGAACTGGCCAACTGCTCCCTAGAAGTGGTGAGTGAATGAAAAGAAAGACTGTGAAACGCCTATTAAAGAGATGTACTGTATAATACACTCCAAAATACCATGTACTCTCGCTGGTTTTACACAATCAATGGTGTGGGTGACTTCATCTCGACATTAGACTACTTGTGAGGTCTAAAAACATTGATCTTGGACTGTAATATTCCTTTCAGAATGAAGTGGCTCAGGAATTCAGATGTGTGATGGCTCGTTGAGTTTTAAAGCAACTGGAAGCCGTACAGTGCACTAGCGTTGCCTCTATTGCGGTGGATATCAATTTGTTTTTATGACTTTAATCTTCTATTCCTGCAGAAGTTTTTTAGCAGGAGGGAGCAGATGGCCAACAGTCAACCAGGAATCAACCACAATAAGTACATGGTGACCGACAGTGCTGTGTACATAGGTCAGTGATCCAGATGTCACTGGGAATCTACTGTATCATTGATTATACAATTATTTATACGGAGAAGACATACAATATGTATTATCCTTTactcttaaccccccccccacacacacacacacacacacacacacacacacacacacacacacacacacacacacacacacacacacacacacacacacagacacagacacagacacacacacacacacacacacacacacgcacacacacattttggaGAGGAGCAAAGAGTCAGCCACAGTTCAGCACTCCCTAGAGCTAGTTTGGAATGCAGTAACTTGCTCAGGGCACAATGGTATGATATCTGATGTGCGCTGCCTCTATTTCCTCAGGTAATCACGACTGGGTGGGGAGTGAGTTTGCCTATAACGCTGGGACCGGACTCGTCATCAAACCAACACAAACTCTCAAGGAGAGGGGTGCCACAATCCTGGAACAGGTGAAGGCTGTATTCGAGAGAGACTGGCATTCGCGCTACGCTAAAACCCTACAGGCCAGTAATAGGACTCCAGAGGGTAGCAAATACAGGAACCTCCACAACAACCAGAGGTCAAGAGTCTGACGGATAACAAGGAGGGCAAAGAGACCTGGAATGAGTCTAACGAACCCTATTAATAAACTATCAGCACAACTTTCCCTTTAACTTGTCATGAAACaagggtgtattcactaggaactaaACGGACGCAAACAGGCCGAAAGGGGGTGGGACCGAGTTAAAATTGTCCAATATGACACTCTCGTTTTCGTAGCAAAAAatgtttctgttgcaaaacgttttgctgcGGTTTGCTGTGGTGTGTGCTAAGGAATACACCCCATGTTTGATGACGGCCAAATATGGATTATCCTGAAGATGCACAAATCTGGTTATGTGGACCATTATATGCATTATTATACGCATGAGCGGCATGGAGGTTGAACATAAAAGACTATTCTAATGGTGTCATTTTTTTCAGGACCtctacatttacacacactgaaGTATATATGCATTTTGTATTGTTTGATTATGCATTCAGTTTGACAAGAATACCTCAGTATTTTAACCTTTTAAAATAATCTATATAACCACTAAAAAAATCATAGTAAACATAAAATGCTTTGCCTTAATTATAATTCACATGCTTACATGGAGACGACCTCCCCTTGTAGACTTATTGTCATATAAACAAATGACTATATAACTGGTAGGATGTTACCTGTGTGCAATTGCATGGCATGCCTTTTGGGGGAACTGccaaaatgcccccccccccccctccttgtcagtacacacacacactcaaggatCATTTAACCTAGAACAGAAGAATATCATTATACAGAAGCCAGTAGGCCCATGTAAGTAGGAATGATTCATTAAAATACATGGAATGTACACTATATTTATGATATATTTATGATACAGTTTCGCCTTGTTGATCCATAATATAATGTGAACTTATTTTATACTTGACTGTAATAAAAACGATACCTCATCCTTATTTCCACTGTTCTGAAACAATTCCAACCGGAAGTAGCAGAAAAACAAAGGATGTAATGGCCACCACTTCGGCCTAGTAAAGGGGAAAAGTGTAGGAAAATGAATCATGGGGCTTACTTTTCCCTTCAGGGCTGTTATgggctgtatttatttatttatttattttcggggggggggggggggcagttaacTTCATCTAAAATCTAtgttttataatgctattctacacattttgccatgaggctgagagagaatTTAGCAGTCTTAAagataatttcctgcaattctacagatGTTGCTATCATAGCTATATGGGGGCACCCCGGcctccaagcccccccccccccccccccctccaacacAAAAATAGTTGTGTAATATTAATTTGGTTGTCGGCCCCCTGGAGGTCGGGGGCCCAGGGCACCACATGAAGCAACATCAGGAGTGTGGTAGTACTTATTTTGAACACGTGATGGTGCTATAGTATTATATTAGATACCAAATGGCTCTGGGTTGACACTGTGTAAATGGATTCAATGAGAGATGAGAATTACTTTTTCATGTTCAGTTAGTTGTATGTTCACCGCAAAGTTTGATATCAACCTTTTTAGTAAGTTTTATTATAGACTATTCCTGTTGAAATTACACCCTAGGTTTATTCGTGTTGTAAATTCCTATAAACATATAATGGGGCATATCGTTTGATAGTTTTTTGGTTTGGATTTGGATTGCGGTTTATGTATCCCCTCAATCTGCATTATGCCATGTTTTGCTCTTTTTCTGTCCAAATTGTATGTTGTTATTATGGAATAGCCTTTATGTAGCCTATGGTGGTGATATGGAATGGGAAACTTGCTTTCTATTCCTGCTTCTTCTAGTGAAGTGTTGCGTGGATTTAGCGTTATCCCTGTGTTGTTTACCGTCGCTTTGTGATGAAAAAGGACCTGCCCCTCCCAGCAATGAGGAGAGGATGGAAAGGGTGGGGTGGTTCGGGTGCCGTTGTCATGGCAACAGATTAAGGTCAAAGATATTTTAGACAGCTCTATTAGCACTTTTTGCTCTTGCGGATTAGCACCAACTCGGGATTATTTGATATGGGTGGTGGCATCAGGGATGTGCGATGGTTTGACTGAGGTTAGTGTGTTATCAGTCTCGTTTTGTCATGACAAAGATACGGACGGTTGCAAAGATACAACGTATTCAGAGCACTTAGTGTAGGTAGCAACTTTCCCGGCACTGCATCACTCGTAGGTTGAGTGTCCGCAACAGAACGTCACATTGTAGCTGGTGGATACTGATACGCGCGTGCATGTGTTTTTGTACGGGAAAGAGAGTGAggagtggagagaaagagggaggcaaCGTTAGGTATGTGCCACCTGACTGCTTGCAGATGCCTTTGCAGCAGCAGGGAATGGACCTTCCAAGGGATGTAGGTGACATAATACATTTGCGGGGGAAATGCCAATGGAATTTTTTTTGAACAATGCGTGTCCACGGCTACATATCGACATCTTTTCAAAACAAATGATGTAGCATGTTAGATTGTGTACTAGCGACAAAAGTGCGCACAGGGCTATTATGCAGTCTCACTGCGGCTGCAGCAGGGAGCTACTTGAATTCTCAAATAGTTTTACTAAAGCGACGGGATCCCTACCGACCACAAGAAATGCTGCAGGCTTTTCCACAATGACAGTGGCTGTGTCCTGCGTTTCATTCACCTCTAGGGATAGGACGACTGTTTGAATAAAGAGTGTTCTGTGTTGATCAAGCAaacgatctctcttttgacgtcTACAGAAGTCATCATCACATCCAATATGTTTTGCTGATAAATTATCGATCAATCATCAAGGACATCGATCAAGATGGAAAGCGAGGTTTTTCTTCCCCATCTGGAGCAATTTATGC is from Salvelinus fontinalis isolate EN_2023a unplaced genomic scaffold, ASM2944872v1 scaffold_0879, whole genome shotgun sequence and encodes:
- the LOC129847582 gene encoding inactive phospholipase D5-like isoform X3 is translated as MAAPTTQPQEPMKSQQKCIAIFALLCCFAVLVALTFSAVDVWGEDEDGITEENCNRHCRIVLVENIPEDLPLSVDGTTHVPLSTGLNSLLDQAKHSVEVVSPVWNLNSWDQETWPNSGKQGQLLFQRLLNLKTREVKLKIASSLTDSAELQKLTEHGAEVRFVNMSALTRGGLHSNFWVVDRKHVFIGSASMDWRSLSKRKELGVMVYNCSCLAIDLHRVFSFYWQLQYRDYIPSIWSKRVTALYGKDSPVTLYLNDTEVTAYVSTSPDLFCPKDRAKAIDVIQHVMQDAKLFIYISVTDYLPLLIRRSGGSLVSRYWSPIDEMIREAVVLRGVKVRMLISFWKQTHPLTFNFIMSLKSLCMELANCSLEVKFFSRREQMANSQPGINHNKYMVTDSAVYIGNHDWVGSEFAYNAGTGLVIKPTQTLKERGATILEQVKAVFERDWHSRYAKTLQASNRTPEGSKYRNLHNNQRSRV
- the LOC129847582 gene encoding inactive phospholipase D5-like isoform X4, which gives rise to MRTPPSGRSQQKCIAIFALLCCFAVLVALTFSAVDVWGEDEDGITEENCNRHCRIVLVENIPEDLPLSVDGTTHVPLSTGLNSLLDQAKHSVEVVSPVWNLNSWDQETWPNSGKQGQLLFQRLLNLKTREVKLKIASSLTDSAELQKLTEHGAEVRFVNMSALTRGGLHSNFWVVDRKHVFIGSASMDWRSLSKRKELGVMVYNCSCLAIDLHRVFSFYWQLQYRDYIPSIWSKRVTALYGKDSPVTLYLNDTEVTAYVSTSPDLFCPKDRAKAIDVIQHVMQDAKLFIYISVTDYLPLLIRRSGGSLVSRYWSPIDEMIREAVVLRGVKVRMLISFWKQTHPLTFNFIMSLKSLCMELANCSLEVKFFSRREQMANSQPGINHNKYMVTDSAVYIGNHDWVGSEFAYNAGTGLVIKPTQTLKERGATILEQVKAVFERDWHSRYAKTLQASNRTPEGSKYRNLHNNQRSRV